TCGGCGTCGTCGACCTCATCTCCGGCTCCACCCGCATCGAGCTGACGGTCACCGGGCAGGCGTCGCACACCGGCGGCACGCCGATGCCGGGCCGCTCCGACGCCCTGGCGGCAGCCGCCGAGGCGGTGCTGCTCGCCGAGCAGGTGGCGCTGGACCCCCGGCATCGTGGGACCCGGGCGACTGTCGGGCGGCTGAGCGTGCTGCCCGGCTCGATCACCACCATCCCCGGGCAGGCGACGTTCTCGCTCGACGTCCGCGACGTCGACGCCGACCGGCAGCGCCAGTCCGCCGCCGAGATCGTCACCCGCATGCGGGCGGCGTGCCTGCGCCGCGGCACCCGGCTGGACGCGCGGCTGCTCGCCGACACGTCCGCCGTCGTGCTGCCCGACTGGGTGCGCACCGAGGTGACGGCGGCGGCGACGGAGCTCGGCCTGCGCTACCGGGTGCTGACCTCCGGCGCGAGCCACGACGCGCAGATGGTGAACCGGCTGGTGCCGACCGCGATGATCTTCGTGCCGAGCCGGCACGGCCTCTCCCACGTCCCGGAGGAGTGGACCGAGCCGGCGCAGCTGGCGGCCGGCGCCGACCTGCTGCTCGCGGCGCTGCTCCGGCTGGACGCCCGGGCGGCCGCGGCCGCGACGCTCGAGAACGCCGGAGGTGCGCGGTGAGGGTGGTCGTGACCGGGGGAGAGCTGGTCACCGAGCAGGGGCCGATCGCCGCCGACCTGCTGCTCTCGGGCGGACGGGTCGAGGCATGGCTGGACCGCGGCGCCACCGTCGCCGCCGACGAGCGGGTCGACGCGGCCGGGCTGCTGGTCTTCCCCGGTTTCATCGACCCACACGTGCACTCGCGCGATCCCGGCCACACGCACAAGGAGACGTTCCATCACGCGACGCTGGGCGCCCTGTGCGGCGGCACGACGACCGTCCTGGAGATGCCCAACGCCGTGCCGGCCGTCACCGACGTCGCGACGTTCGAGCAGCGCCGGGCCGCCCACGCCGAGCGCGCCTGGACCGACTTCGGGCTGTGGGGGATGGCGCTGGGCCCGGCCAACCTCGACGACGTCCCGCTGCTGCACCGGGCCGGCGCCGTCGCGGTGAAGTTCTTCTGGGGCTACGCGCTGGACAAGGAGACCAAGGGCCTGGTCTACAACTTCGCGGCGGCGCCGCCGGAGTCGCTGCTGCTGCCGCCGGAGAACGGCGAGGTGCTGGAGCTGTTCCGCACGGTGGCCGGCTACGGCGGGCTGCTGGCCGCGCACTGCGAGGACCGGCACGTCCTGGCCCGCTCGGCCGAGCTGCTGGGGCACCCGATCACGACCTACGACGACCTGCTGGCCGCGCGACCGGCCGTCGCCGAGGCCGCCTCCATCGCCGTCGGCGCCCAGTTCTCGCTGGCCACCGGCTGCCGGTTCCACGTCGTGCACATGGCGTCGGCCGCGGGCGCGACGGTGGTGCGCGAGGCGCGGGCCGCCGGCGCCGCCGTGACGGCCGAGACCTGCCCGCAGTACCTCACGCTGACCGACGCCGACGCCGACCGGCTCGGCCCGGCGATCAAGGTGTACCCGCCGGTGCGGTCGCAGGCCGACCAGGACGCGCTGT
This Jiangella alba DNA region includes the following protein-coding sequences:
- a CDS encoding dihydroorotase, which encodes MRVVVTGGELVTEQGPIAADLLLSGGRVEAWLDRGATVAADERVDAAGLLVFPGFIDPHVHSRDPGHTHKETFHHATLGALCGGTTTVLEMPNAVPAVTDVATFEQRRAAHAERAWTDFGLWGMALGPANLDDVPLLHRAGAVAVKFFWGYALDKETKGLVYNFAAAPPESLLLPPENGEVLELFRTVAGYGGLLAAHCEDRHVLARSAELLGHPITTYDDLLAARPAVAEAASIAVGAQFSLATGCRFHVVHMASAAGATVVREARAAGAAVTAETCPQYLTLTDADADRLGPAIKVYPPVRSQADQDALWAGIADGTIGSVGSDHAPHLLEEKLRGFEDAPAGGLGVETLAPLMVDAMARGRITPSRLAEVLSAGTARLYGLWPRKGSLRPGADADLTLVDPRGSARIANERMHALNPVTTWDGWELHGRVVASLLGGVPAMRDGEPVGERRGRFVAARHSGVFA
- a CDS encoding Zn-dependent hydrolase, which produces MSAVRPADPDRLWSTLQTMAALSEPGPGVTRLAYTPLEREAHDRFAEWMATAGCTIAVDPAGNTVATRPGRAAGPATGTGSHLDSVYHGGRFDGIAGTMAAVEVARLLHEAGAETALPLRFVAFAGEEGARFGQACCGSKLAAGLSSRAELDARRDRDGVSLAAAMAAVGLDPDAAARAAWDPAEWSAFVELHVEQGAVLERAKLDVGVVDLISGSTRIELTVTGQASHTGGTPMPGRSDALAAAAEAVLLAEQVALDPRHRGTRATVGRLSVLPGSITTIPGQATFSLDVRDVDADRQRQSAAEIVTRMRAACLRRGTRLDARLLADTSAVVLPDWVRTEVTAAATELGLRYRVLTSGASHDAQMVNRLVPTAMIFVPSRHGLSHVPEEWTEPAQLAAGADLLLAALLRLDARAAAAATLENAGGAR